From the genome of Prochlorococcus marinus XMU1419, one region includes:
- a CDS encoding alpha/beta fold hydrolase: MGLERNNSISFSFSDYLKNKPFREVLPWMGGDLQTLRDTFVIDFSKSKKNKKIFFPINKILSKKFECDYLLGFLELPENLDSLRGFIIVTHGLGGSTKRFGLRRISRKLANNGFGVLKLNLRGSGSARYLAKGNYCARCSSDVISAINYFKKFINLEFKDLIKMNNLPIYGVGLSLGGTILLNACLDYDEDKGEKLLDGLACVSSPLDLSSCSLCIEKSRNSIYQKWLLHRLKNQLWDGFNDEGKLLNNEKLRKKIRGLKSIREFDQKFTAPSWGFNSLEDYYIKASPIFRVQNSIKKLPKILFIHAKDDPWVPYKDTLNLRKELIDKFTILITEKGGHNGFHSINGCWSDEVVKNWFISI, from the coding sequence TTGGGGTTGGAGAGAAATAATAGTATATCTTTTAGTTTTTCAGATTACTTAAAAAATAAGCCATTTCGAGAAGTTTTACCTTGGATGGGTGGCGACTTACAAACTTTGAGAGATACTTTTGTTATTGATTTTAGTAAATCAAAAAAAAATAAAAAAATATTCTTTCCGATTAATAAAATTCTTTCTAAAAAATTTGAATGTGATTATCTTTTAGGTTTTTTAGAATTACCTGAAAACTTAGACTCACTTAGGGGTTTTATAATCGTTACGCATGGTTTAGGGGGCTCAACTAAACGGTTTGGTTTAAGAAGAATCTCTAGGAAATTAGCAAATAATGGTTTTGGAGTTCTTAAATTAAATCTAAGAGGATCTGGATCTGCGAGATATTTGGCTAAAGGAAATTATTGTGCTAGATGCTCCAGTGATGTTATTTCAGCAATTAATTATTTTAAAAAATTCATTAATTTAGAATTTAAAGATCTCATTAAGATGAATAATCTTCCAATCTACGGAGTTGGATTATCTTTAGGGGGAACAATTCTTTTAAATGCCTGCCTAGATTACGATGAAGACAAAGGAGAAAAACTTTTAGATGGCCTTGCCTGCGTGAGTAGCCCTTTAGATTTATCATCATGCAGTCTCTGTATTGAAAAATCTAGAAATTCTATCTACCAAAAATGGTTACTTCACCGCTTAAAAAATCAGTTATGGGACGGATTTAATGATGAAGGAAAACTTCTAAATAACGAGAAATTAAGAAAAAAAATTAGAGGTTTAAAAAGTATAAGGGAATTCGATCAGAAATTTACAGCTCCTAGTTGGGGATTTAATTCTTTAGAAGATTATTATATTAAAGCTTCTCCAATATTTAGAGTCCAAAACTCAATAAAAAAATTACCTAAAATTCTTTTTATTCATGCCAAGGATGATCCTTGGGTTCCATATAAGGATACTTTGAATTTAAGAAAAGAACTTATTGATAAATTTACTATTCTTATAACTGAAAAAGGAGGTCATAATGGTTTTCACTCGATTAATGGCTGCTGGTCAGACGAAGTCGTAAAGAACTGGTTTATAAGTATTTAG
- a CDS encoding NAD(P)(+) transhydrogenase (Re/Si-specific) subunit beta, giving the protein MNLPVIIKFVIDLLAVLLLALGIKGLSKVKSARDANRLAAFAMSLSVVGLLSYYLGTSGIAIQSWIWIIIGSILGSLFGAILAKKVPMTSMPETVALFNGCGGMSSLLVALGVAIFPISGGQENFDFFKSLINEVSISVSIFVGAITFTGSIVAMAKLQGWLSTPGWTQSKVRHFVNIVFAVASLIAFFDLINGNTSSIWLLVIVSSLLGIGVTLPIGGADMPVVISLLNSYSGIAAAAAGFVVDSQLLIVAGAMVGAAGLILTQVMCKGMNRSLVSVLFGGSLSAQSTASSGSGEYTNITSCSVEECALTLEAANKVIIVPGYGLAVAQAQHTLREVTKKLEQNGIEVVYAIHPVAGRMPGHMNVLLAEADVPYEQLKEMDVVNPDFPATDVVLVLGANDVVNPQAKNDSSSPLYGMPVLDVQEARTVFVIKRGMSAGYSGIKNDLFDLPNTSMVFGDAKKVLNDLIGELKDLGVGEK; this is encoded by the coding sequence ATGAATCTACCTGTAATCATTAAATTCGTTATTGACCTTCTAGCAGTACTTTTACTGGCTTTGGGAATAAAAGGATTGTCAAAAGTAAAATCAGCAAGGGATGCTAATAGATTAGCTGCATTTGCAATGTCGCTATCAGTAGTAGGATTACTTTCTTATTACTTAGGCACTTCTGGAATTGCTATTCAGTCTTGGATTTGGATAATAATTGGATCAATCTTAGGTAGTTTATTCGGAGCAATTCTTGCAAAAAAAGTACCTATGACCTCCATGCCTGAAACAGTGGCATTGTTCAATGGTTGTGGAGGAATGTCATCACTTTTGGTGGCCTTAGGAGTAGCTATTTTTCCTATATCTGGTGGCCAAGAAAATTTTGATTTTTTTAAGTCACTGATTAACGAAGTTTCAATATCTGTTTCTATATTTGTTGGTGCCATAACTTTCACAGGTTCAATTGTGGCGATGGCAAAGTTACAGGGTTGGTTGTCAACTCCAGGATGGACTCAGAGCAAAGTTAGACATTTTGTAAATATTGTTTTTGCAGTCGCTTCGTTGATAGCCTTTTTTGATTTGATAAACGGCAATACAAGTTCTATTTGGCTTTTAGTTATTGTTTCTTCTTTATTAGGTATTGGAGTTACTTTACCAATTGGTGGAGCTGATATGCCAGTCGTTATATCTTTATTAAATAGCTATTCAGGGATTGCAGCAGCAGCAGCAGGTTTTGTTGTAGATAGTCAGCTTTTGATAGTAGCAGGCGCAATGGTTGGAGCTGCAGGTCTAATACTTACTCAAGTAATGTGCAAGGGTATGAATAGATCATTGGTCTCAGTTCTTTTTGGAGGATCTTTATCTGCACAAAGTACAGCCTCTTCTGGTTCAGGAGAATATACAAATATAACTTCTTGCAGTGTTGAAGAATGTGCATTGACTTTAGAGGCAGCCAACAAGGTAATTATTGTTCCTGGTTATGGTCTAGCTGTAGCTCAAGCTCAACATACTTTAAGGGAAGTGACAAAAAAACTAGAGCAAAACGGTATTGAAGTTGTTTACGCAATTCATCCTGTAGCAGGTAGGATGCCTGGACATATGAATGTCCTTTTAGCAGAAGCAGATGTTCCTTACGAACAACTTAAAGAGATGGACGTTGTAAATCCTGATTTTCCAGCAACGGATGTTGTTTTAGTTTTAGGAGCAAATGATGTGGTTAATCCTCAAGCTAAAAATGATAGCTCTTCTCCTTTATATGGCATGCCAGTTCTTGATGTGCAGGAAGCAAGAACGGTATTTGTAATTAAACGTGGTATGAGTGCAGGTTACTCGGGAATAAAAAATGATTTATTTGATTTACCAAATACCTCAATGGTCTTTGGTGATGCAAAAAAGGTACTGAATGATTTGATTGGAGAATTAAAGGATCTTGGGGTTGGAGAGAAATAA
- a CDS encoding NAD(P) transhydrogenase subunit alpha, translating into MSFISLLWVLLLGSLLGLELIGKVPPTLHTPLMSGANAISGITMLAALTLIVKAEGNVPLLIIGSVSLGFALFNVVGGFFVTDRMLAMFSRKQSNKK; encoded by the coding sequence ATGTCTTTTATAAGTCTTCTTTGGGTTCTTTTACTAGGTAGTTTATTAGGTCTCGAGTTAATTGGAAAAGTTCCTCCTACTCTTCATACACCTCTAATGAGTGGAGCAAATGCAATTTCAGGAATAACGATGCTTGCAGCCTTGACTTTAATTGTAAAAGCAGAAGGTAACGTACCACTTTTAATAATTGGTTCAGTTTCTCTTGGATTTGCTCTTTTCAATGTTGTAGGCGGTTTCTTTGTGACTGATCGAATGCTCGCGATGTTTAGTCGTAAACAATCAAATAAGAAGTAA
- a CDS encoding Re/Si-specific NAD(P)(+) transhydrogenase subunit alpha — translation MTKILIPSETSSGERRVSATPEAVKKLKSLGCDVYIESSAGKLSGFSDLSYEESGGTIINNVDQKIWGEADLIFCVQTPSEDNLIKLKKGAVLLGLLNPYGNKELLRIINSNKISALSLELLPRISRAQSSDVLSSQANIAGYKAVLLAASELDRYFPMLMTAAGTVQPAKVVVLGGGVAGLQAVATAKRLGAIVFVSDIRPAVKEQVESLGARFIELPEVEEKPAEAGGYAKAVTPEFLSKQKATLTKYLSEADVAICTAQVLGKKAPVLIDSPMIEKMRPGAVVIDLAVSQGGNCEGTKSNETIIKDGVKLIGAGELPSSVPYDASSLYAKNLTSLITPFIKDGVIKLDKEDELISGCLLSDQGVVLQNKVFEN, via the coding sequence TTGACAAAGATACTTATTCCTTCCGAAACAAGCTCTGGTGAAAGGAGAGTTTCAGCTACACCAGAAGCGGTAAAGAAATTAAAAAGCCTTGGATGTGATGTTTATATTGAAAGTTCAGCAGGAAAATTATCAGGATTTAGTGACTTATCATATGAAGAATCGGGCGGAACAATAATAAACAACGTAGATCAAAAAATTTGGGGTGAAGCTGACTTAATATTTTGTGTTCAAACTCCATCAGAGGATAATTTAATTAAGTTGAAGAAAGGCGCTGTTCTTCTTGGTCTTCTTAACCCATATGGTAACAAGGAGCTTCTTAGGATTATAAATAGTAATAAGATTTCAGCTTTATCACTAGAGTTGCTTCCGAGGATTAGTAGAGCTCAATCTTCTGATGTTCTTTCTTCACAGGCCAATATTGCTGGATATAAAGCAGTTCTTTTGGCTGCAAGTGAGTTAGATAGATATTTCCCAATGCTTATGACTGCAGCAGGGACAGTCCAACCCGCAAAAGTAGTGGTTCTTGGTGGAGGTGTTGCAGGATTACAGGCAGTTGCGACGGCGAAAAGACTTGGAGCAATAGTATTTGTATCTGATATTAGACCTGCTGTTAAAGAACAAGTAGAGTCCCTCGGAGCAAGATTTATAGAACTTCCTGAAGTTGAGGAAAAGCCAGCAGAGGCAGGAGGTTATGCAAAAGCTGTAACACCCGAATTCCTCTCAAAACAGAAGGCGACTTTAACTAAATATTTATCTGAAGCTGATGTTGCTATATGTACTGCGCAAGTTCTAGGTAAAAAGGCCCCTGTTTTAATAGACTCACCCATGATTGAAAAAATGAGGCCTGGAGCAGTAGTTATTGATTTAGCAGTTTCTCAGGGAGGGAACTGCGAAGGAACAAAATCAAATGAAACTATTATCAAAGATGGGGTAAAACTTATAGGAGCGGGCGAATTACCCTCTTCAGTTCCTTATGATGCAAGTTCACTTTATGCTAAGAACTTAACATCTTTGATTACACCATTTATAAAAGATGGTGTAATTAAATTAGATAAAGAGGATGAACTAATTTCTGGATGTTTATTAAGCGATCAAGGAGTTGTTCTTCAAAATAAAGTTTTTGAAAATTGA
- a CDS encoding EF-1 guanine nucleotide exchange domain-containing protein: MSIKAIECPDGVCHSHHGGHAVPRQTMQKNLEKHGKDWCEKLAERIYEMSVDTYSQTVMPSLHSAGWQRRHLDWEFKLAENDSEPDEALVEGIINATESFLRSSEVHRLFIQELVQGTFEEANDKKIISKAIKSIIEEEIVSSLREKKETLLKKISAKLITEEKVSEELALNSAKEGFEEVERLLANHSEAV, encoded by the coding sequence ATGAGTATAAAAGCGATCGAATGTCCTGATGGAGTGTGCCACAGTCATCATGGTGGTCATGCTGTTCCAAGGCAAACTATGCAGAAAAATCTAGAAAAGCATGGTAAAGACTGGTGCGAGAAATTAGCAGAGAGAATTTATGAAATGTCAGTAGATACTTATTCACAGACAGTCATGCCCAGTCTACACTCGGCAGGTTGGCAGAGAAGACATTTAGATTGGGAATTTAAGCTGGCAGAAAATGATTCTGAACCAGATGAAGCTCTTGTTGAAGGAATTATTAATGCCACAGAAAGCTTTCTAAGGAGTAGTGAGGTTCATCGATTATTTATTCAAGAATTAGTTCAGGGTACATTCGAGGAAGCAAATGATAAAAAAATAATTTCTAAAGCTATAAAATCTATCATTGAAGAAGAAATTGTTAGTTCACTAAGAGAAAAGAAAGAAACTCTTTTAAAGAAAATTTCCGCAAAATTAATAACAGAAGAAAAAGTTAGCGAGGAACTTGCATTAAATTCAGCTAAAGAGGGTTTTGAGGAAGTTGAAAGGCTACTTGCAAATCACAGCGAAGCAGTATAA
- the trxB gene encoding thioredoxin-disulfide reductase: MENKENTSNVENVVIIGSGPAGYTAAIYAARANLQPLLVTGFNSGGIPGGQLMTTTFVENYPGFPDGVLGPELMDLMKAQAERWGTNLYESDVVSINTDSHPFELKTLEGTIKSNSIIIATGASANRLGVINEDKFWSKGISACAICDGATPQFRDEELAVIGGGDSACEEAAYLTKYGSKVHLIVRSEKLRASAAMVDRVKANPKIEIHWNTKVDKAEGSEWLERIETIHSQEGKGEINIKGLFYAIGHTPNTKFLGNKIDLDNKGYIACKSGRPETSIEGIFAAGDVVDSEWRQGVTAAGTGCMAALATERWLAEKNLAKTIVRETPEPEKKLNSSDFNEEEVNEDTFDSNSEWQKGSYALRKLYHESKKPILVIFSSPSCGPCHVLKPQLKRVIKELDGAVLGVEIDIDKDQDIAKQAGINGTPTVQLFKEKLLKKQWQGVKQRSEFKEAIKNII, translated from the coding sequence ATGGAAAATAAAGAAAATACCTCAAACGTAGAAAACGTTGTAATTATAGGTTCTGGCCCTGCTGGTTATACAGCGGCAATATATGCAGCAAGAGCAAATCTTCAACCTTTGCTCGTAACAGGATTTAATTCTGGTGGAATTCCTGGTGGGCAATTAATGACTACAACATTTGTTGAAAATTATCCAGGCTTCCCAGATGGTGTACTAGGTCCTGAGTTAATGGATCTAATGAAGGCTCAAGCAGAAAGATGGGGAACTAATTTATACGAAAGTGATGTTGTCTCAATAAATACTGATTCACATCCTTTTGAATTAAAGACTTTAGAAGGAACTATAAAATCTAACTCAATTATTATTGCAACTGGAGCAAGTGCAAATAGATTAGGCGTGATAAATGAAGATAAATTTTGGAGTAAAGGAATAAGTGCTTGTGCAATATGTGATGGAGCGACGCCGCAATTTAGAGATGAAGAATTAGCTGTTATTGGAGGAGGAGACTCTGCATGTGAAGAAGCAGCATATCTCACAAAGTATGGAAGCAAAGTACATTTGATTGTTAGGTCAGAAAAATTAAGGGCCAGCGCAGCAATGGTAGACAGAGTAAAAGCTAATCCAAAGATAGAAATTCATTGGAACACAAAAGTTGATAAAGCGGAAGGTTCTGAATGGCTTGAGAGAATAGAAACTATTCACTCTCAAGAAGGTAAAGGGGAAATCAATATTAAAGGTCTTTTTTACGCGATAGGGCACACACCAAATACGAAGTTCTTAGGCAACAAAATTGATTTAGATAATAAAGGATATATTGCTTGTAAATCAGGAAGACCAGAAACATCTATTGAAGGCATCTTCGCAGCAGGCGATGTTGTTGATTCTGAGTGGAGACAAGGAGTTACCGCTGCAGGAACTGGATGCATGGCAGCATTAGCTACCGAAAGGTGGTTAGCAGAGAAAAACTTGGCAAAAACTATAGTCAGAGAAACACCAGAACCAGAAAAAAAACTTAATTCATCAGATTTTAATGAAGAAGAAGTTAATGAAGATACTTTCGATTCAAATTCTGAATGGCAAAAAGGTAGTTATGCACTAAGGAAACTTTATCACGAGAGTAAAAAACCTATCTTAGTAATTTTTAGTTCCCCAAGCTGCGGCCCGTGTCATGTTTTAAAACCTCAGTTAAAAAGGGTAATCAAAGAACTTGATGGTGCAGTTCTTGGAGTTGAAATAGATATTGATAAAGATCAAGATATTGCAAAACAAGCTGGTATCAACGGCACACCAACAGTTCAACTTTTTAAAGAAAAATTATTAAAAAAACAATGGCAAGGTGTCAAACAAAGAAGTGAGTTTAAAGAAGCGATAAAAAATATTATCTAA
- the infA gene encoding translation initiation factor IF-1 yields the protein MIETSGVIEKEQGNGFYLVTLEQPEGHQCLCRAAGKLTKFRIKLLAGDKVLVEISPYDLSRGRITYRERNAGGAKPTTNKNNPKRNNK from the coding sequence ATGATTGAAACTTCGGGTGTAATAGAAAAAGAGCAGGGAAATGGTTTTTATTTGGTTACCTTAGAGCAACCTGAAGGACATCAATGTTTATGTAGAGCTGCAGGTAAATTGACTAAATTCAGAATTAAATTATTAGCTGGGGACAAAGTCTTAGTTGAAATAAGTCCTTATGATCTTTCTAGAGGGAGGATAACTTATAGAGAAAGAAATGCAGGTGGTGCTAAACCTACAACCAATAAAAACAATCCTAAGAGGAATAATAAGTAA
- a CDS encoding NAD(P)H-binding protein, translating into MKILLVGATGTLGRQIAKQAVEDGHEVRCFVRNPRKASFLQEWGCELTKGNLLNSSDIEYALQDIEVVIDAATSKPDDPKSIYQIDWDGKVNLFNACESLNVKRVIFLSILLTEKFRNVPLMDIKYCTEKLLEKSDLDYTIFKCAAFMQGIIGQFAIPILDSQAVWMSGTPTKIAYMNTQDMAKVIVSSVNNSKTHRTSLPLVGPKAWDSNEVISLCEKFSEKKAKIFRVSPFLIKVTQTVVSFFQDSLNVAERLAFAEVTSSGESLDADMSKTYEILELKKEDMTSLESYIKEYYQQILKRLREMEADLNIEEKKRLPF; encoded by the coding sequence ATGAAGATTCTTTTAGTAGGAGCTACAGGAACACTAGGTAGACAAATAGCAAAGCAAGCAGTAGAAGATGGACACGAGGTAAGATGCTTTGTTAGAAACCCAAGAAAAGCTTCTTTCCTTCAAGAATGGGGATGTGAGCTGACAAAAGGTAATTTATTGAATTCTTCTGATATTGAATATGCATTGCAAGATATTGAAGTTGTTATTGACGCTGCTACCAGTAAACCAGATGATCCTAAGAGTATTTACCAAATTGATTGGGATGGGAAAGTCAACTTATTCAATGCATGTGAATCTTTAAATGTAAAAAGAGTTATATTCCTTTCAATACTTTTAACAGAAAAATTCAGAAATGTTCCATTAATGGATATTAAATACTGTACTGAAAAACTTCTTGAGAAGTCCGATTTAGACTATACAATCTTCAAATGTGCAGCTTTTATGCAAGGAATAATAGGTCAATTTGCCATACCAATTTTAGATAGTCAAGCAGTTTGGATGAGTGGCACTCCAACTAAAATTGCATACATGAATACTCAAGACATGGCAAAAGTTATTGTCTCATCAGTTAATAATTCAAAAACTCATAGAACATCATTGCCATTAGTTGGTCCTAAAGCATGGGATTCAAACGAAGTAATATCTCTATGTGAAAAATTTAGCGAAAAGAAAGCTAAAATTTTTAGGGTTTCACCCTTCCTGATTAAGGTCACTCAAACAGTAGTTTCTTTTTTCCAAGACTCTTTAAATGTTGCTGAAAGATTAGCTTTCGCTGAAGTAACTAGTAGTGGAGAATCATTAGATGCTGACATGAGCAAAACTTACGAAATATTGGAACTTAAAAAAGAGGATATGACCTCACTAGAGAGTTATATTAAGGAGTACTATCAACAAATACTTAAAAGATTAAGGGAAATGGAAGCAGATCTTAATATTGAAGAAAAAAAGAGATTACCTTTTTAA
- the petM gene encoding cytochrome b6-f complex subunit PetM, translated as MAKEIFSIAAVFWILIPIGLVGGALLLKFQGD; from the coding sequence ATGGCTAAAGAAATTTTTAGTATTGCAGCAGTTTTTTGGATACTCATACCTATAGGATTGGTTGGTGGTGCACTTTTATTAAAGTTTCAGGGGGATTGA